In Humulus lupulus chromosome 6, drHumLupu1.1, whole genome shotgun sequence, a single genomic region encodes these proteins:
- the LOC133785123 gene encoding uncharacterized protein LOC133785123, giving the protein MEKKNPGTVTHLHMDNEGGFKYCFMALGVSIMGFKTYIRPVICVDGTFLTTRCGGTLLCAMGQDANKQIYPIAFSVVDSENNDSWLYFLLRLKEAIGEVENLVFVSDRHTSIASALTKIFPEAHHGACIHHVSMNIRAKFKTDHCHEEFFLAAKAYRKREFLRHFEKIKFKDLAIAQYLENKVGFEKWARSFFPGHRYNLMTTASAATGPLATEVEADLRKLADMSTTSFPFPSSQYEITVLDGDLDGDVDLRRKTCSCRRFDLTGLPSEHALAGARDRGISPYSLCSRFYTVEAWLSSYGGSVYTLGNEESWVMPNDIGSMMIAPPLVKQKAGRPKKKRRLYKGI; this is encoded by the exons ATGGAGAAAAAAAATCCTGGAACTGTTACTCATTTGCATATGGACAATGAAGGTGGGTTCAAATATTGCTTCATGGCCTTAGGTGTTTCTATAATGGGGTTTAAAACATATATTCGCCCAGTTATATGTGTAGATGGAACCTTCTTGACTACTCGGTGTGGAGGTACTTTGTTATGTGCCATGGGACAAGATGCTAACAAGCAAATATATCCAATTGCATTTTCAGTAGTTGACTCAGAGAATAATGACTCATGGTTGTATTTTCTACTGAGGTTGAAGGAAGCGATTGGTGAAGTGGAGAATCTAGTATTCGTGTCTGATAGACATACTAGTATAGCAAGTGCCTTGACTAAAATTTTTCCTGAGGCACACCATGGTGCTTGTATACATCATGTTAGCATGAATATCCGTGCGAAGTTCAAAACTGACCATTGCCATGAAGAATTCTTCCTTGCAGCGAAAGCTTATAGAAAGCGAGAGTTTTTACGCCATTTTGAGAAGATTAAATTCAAAGATCTTGCAATTGCTCAATACTTAGAAAATAAAGTGGGTTTTGAAAAGTGGGCTCGTTCTTTCTTTCCTGGTCATCGATATAATTTAATGACTACAG CATCAGCGGCTACAGGTCCTCTTGCCACAGAAGTGGAAGCTGATTTGCGAAAGTTAGCAGACATGTCCACTACCTCGTTCCCTTTTCCGTCTAGTCAGTATGAAATAACAGTATTGGATGGTGATCTTGATGGAGATGTCGACTTGAGGAGGAAAACATGTAGTTGTAGAAGATTTGATTTGACAGGTCTTCCTTCTGAACACGCTCTAGCTGGTGCTCGAGATCGTGGCATTAGTCCATATAGTTTATGCTCCAGATTCTACACAGTTGAAGCGTGGTTGTCATCCTATGGTGGATCTGTATATACGCTGGGTAATGAAGAATCCTGGGTGATGCCAAATGACATAGGAAGTATGATGATAGCTCCTCCTTTAGTGAAGCAGAAGGCtggtcgtccaaagaagaaacGACGTTTATATAAAGG aatttga